The genomic stretch GCGGTAGGTGAAGATCCGCTCCTCCCCGTTCTCCCCCCGCCAGATCAGCGCCACCCTGTTCCTCCGGGAGTTCAGGGCATGGCGGTCCAGGCAGTTGTGGGTGATGTTGAGCTTGCCGTTCACGAACCATCTGGCATGCGGATACTGCCAGTCCTTCACCCTCTCGTAGGGCGCGAACCAGTCCAGCTCCTGCGCTATGTCATCCCAGAACCCCTCCGGATCCTGGATGAACTTCTGGTAGGTCTCCTCGTAGTTCTTCACCCAGGCGTTCTCCCGGTAGCTCCGGTCCGGAACGATCACCGTCTCCTGCTCGACCAGTTTCACCTCGAACTCGTCTGCCATGGTCCACCTATCCTACATTATTAATCGTTATCAATTCTCGACTTAAAGGTTATGGTCGAAGGCAGTTGCGCGCATTCCGCGCGATAGGGCAGACGAATCATGGGCGTTCTTCACATCCCCCTGCAGAAAGCGTGGGATGGGGAGGTGTGGCACCCCTCTCCTCCGTGCGTTATACCCGTGCTTCTTCGAACCGGAACGTGCGCAGAGAGGATCGCGACCCGGACGGCCTCGGGCACGGGGGAGCGGGATTCCCCTGCCCCGCACGGAGATGCCGATCCGTGCCGTGACGGAGGCGGCAGGCATCCGCCGGAATGCGTCTGACGCCGCAGTCATACAGCGGATGACCGTGATCGTGCAGAGTCGGGCCGGGGCCGGCCCCCCCGCTCTTCCCCGCATCGCCGCGGGGACTTACTCGACCCGGATGACCTGCGTCGGACAGAGATCCGCGGCTTCCCGCACACAGTCCTCCTGATCCTTCGGGACATCCCCTCTGCTGATATCGGAACCGGTACGGTACTCCTCTCTGATCTGGCTGAACGTGTCCTGCGGGTTCTCCTCGAACACGCCGGGGCATGTTGTCCAGCAGGCAGCGCAGCTGATGCACCCCGGACGATCGATCTCAACTGCAACCATACATGATACCTCCGCGTTGGGTGCGGGCAGTGGATGATAATTCCACCCCCCGATGAGCGGTACCTCCCAATCGTCGTGCTCCCTGATGTAAGTACCGGATCCTCCTCCAACGCCGTCCCTTCTGCGGCCGTCGGACGAAGGTCCCGCATCCCGTGGGGATGGGTGCGGATGACAGCGATGGACTGCCTGCGTGTGGGATTTCCATCGGGTTCTGCTCGGTTCTGTCTGTGGCTTGCAGCTTACCGCCATTCTCGAGGCGCTTCTCGCGGGACCGGGGCATCGAAGACCTGCCTGCCGAGGACGATCACGGATGTCCTCGGGCTCATTCTGCGGTTCGAGGGGTGGCCGCCGCACTCCCGGGTGCCACCGGGGGTCGTATTCTGCCCCTGCCGTACCCTTCAGGAGCGGGCAGGCGGGGGCGTCCTGCGATCATCGGCACATGCCAGGAGCCTCTGCTGCGCTTTACCTGCAAAACCTGCCCATCCCCTGTCTCCAGTAAGTATAAATGAGGTCCGAACATACATGTGGAATAGCCTGCTGAGACCGACGCAGCTTCGCCAGCTTTTCACTGCACGAGATGACATCCATGCACCTGCGGCCCTGCAAGAAAGGATACAGGGAGGATACGCACCGTGCATATCCTCCGGAAGAGACATTACGGCGCATCGAGGGGAAAATGGCCAGCGCCGGCATCACCCGCGTCGCGGACATCACCAGCCTCGATCGGATCGGAATCCCCGTATTCTCCAGCATCCGCCCTTCGGCCGAAGAGGGTGCGGTGTCGGTCTACAACGGCAAGGGAGCGACCCCCATCGAAGCCCGGATATCGGCGATGATGGAGGGGATCGAGCGGTTCTCGGCGGAGGCGGACGGACGGTTCCTCGAGTGCTCCGCGTACTCGGCGGTCGCACGGACGGAGAATGCCCTGGATCCCAGCGCTCTGATCCTGCCGCCCCGCACGGACCCAGATCTGGCGGTGCCGTGGGTGAAAGGCTACGACATCCTGCAGGATGAGGAGATCCTGGTGCCCGCCCATGCCGTGTTCCATCCTCTGGCCGCACGGTACAACCGCCTCTTCCGCACCAACACCAACGGCCTCGCCTCGGGAAACACTCTCGAAGAGGCAGTATTCCACGGTCTTGCGGAGGTGATCGAGCGGGACGCCTGGTCGCTCGTGGAGGTGAGCCGCAATACGGGCCCCGTCGTCCGCAACGTCACCGATCCGCTGATCGCAGAATTCCTGCAGAAGTTCGAGAAAGCCGGGGTTTCCGTCGTGTTGCGGGACATCTCCAGCGATATCGGAATCCCGACATTCGCCGCGGTCTCCGACGACATCCTCCTGAAGGATCCGGCGCTGCTCACCATCGGCATGGGAACCCATACGAATGCGCGGGTCGCCATGCTGCGGGCCCTTACGGAGGTCGCCCAGAGCCGCCTGACGCAGATCCATGGTGCCCGGGAGGATACCGATCTCGCGGACATCCGGAAGAAGATCGGCTACGAGCGGACGAAGAGGATGAACCGGCACTGGTTCGAGATCCGTACCGAGAAGGACTGCTCCGAAATACCCTCCTTCGACAGCGACGATTTCCTGACGGACATCCGCCTCCTCCTGCGGCATCTGCAGGAGAGGGGAGTCGAGAGAGTGATCGTGGCGGACCTGACACGGGAGGAGATCGGTGTCCCCGTGGTCCGCGTGATCGTCCCGGGTCTTGAGGTGTATGCGATGGACGGGGAGAGGCTGGGGGAGAGGTGCAGGAGTGCAGCCAAGAATCGTCGTCTTTCTCGGCCCGAGTCTGGATCCTGAAGAGGCCCGGCGGATCCTGCCGGCAGCCGAATACCGCCCGCCGGCGAAGCGTGGCGACATCCTGAGGGCTGCCGGAGACGGCGCCGGCATCCTCGGGCTCATCGACGGAGTCTTCTTCCAGGACTGCTCCGTGGCGCACCGCGAGATCCTGTCGGTGCTCCGCCGCGGGGTGCGCGTGATCGGGGCCTCCAGCATGGGAGCGCTGCGGGCTGCGGAGCTGGACGGGTTCGGGATGGAGGGTGTCGGGGAGATCTATGCGCTCTACCGCTCCGCTGCCGTGGAGTCGGACGACGAAGTCGCCCTGAGCTTCGATCCGCTCTCGTTCCGCCCGCTCTCGGAGCCGCTGATCAACATCCGGCACAATCTGAGGCGGGCGGTGGAGCAGGGGGTCCTGGACCCCGGGGAGGCGGAGACCCTCCTGTCGGCAGCCCGGGATCTCTACTTTCCCCGGCGGACCTGGGCGGCGGTGCTGCGTGCCGCCGAAGATCGCATCGATTCCGGCTCCCTGGAGAGGTTCCGCCATTTTCTGGAGACCGACTACAGGGACCTGAAGAGGGAGGACGCGATAGCGGCCCTGCAGAGGATCGCCGAGATCGTGGAGGGGGGATAGGGTCTGGCGGAACAGGCGGACAGGATCGCTGCACCTTCAGGGCCGCGATTCGGAGAGGCGGGGGAAGGCTGATATCGGGTTGGTGACAGATATGGTCAGGAGTTTTCGACTTCCCGAAGCGGCGATGACGGGGGGAGAACGGATGATGGTCCGAGTCAGGGCGTTTGCACGGTTTGCCGAGATCATCGGCAGGGATCAGGAGATCGAGATCGCGGAGGGATGGACCGTGGGGGTGCTGCTGAACCGCCTCGCCGCACTCCACCCCGGACTCGAGGAGGAACTATACGACGAGCAGGGAGCGCTCCGAGACCACGTGATTGTCATGCGGAACCGTCGGCACATCGATACCTGCGGCGGTCTGCAGACCGCGCTCTGCGAGGGGGACGAGATCGCGATCTTCCCCCCCGTTGCGGGAGGATAGGGATGCCGTCAGGAACGATCGAGATCCGGGAGGAGGACTTCTCTGTCGACGCGGTACTCTCCGAGCTGCGGGACGAGCGCGCGGGGGCGGTGGTCAGCTTCATCGGGACCGTGCGGGGCGACAGGATCGAGAAGATGGTGCTCGAGGCGTATCCGGAGGTGGCCGTACAGGAGCTGGAGAAGATCCGCGAAGAGGCGATGGACAGGTTCCGGATCCTCTCGCTCTCTGTCATCCACCGCATCGGGACACTGTCGGTGGGCGAGAAGATCGTGCTCATCGCGGCAGCGGCCCCGCACCGCCACGAGGCGTTCCTGGCCTGCGAATACGCGATCGACGAGCTGAAGAAACGCGTACCCATCTGGAAGAAGGAGATCGGGCCCTCGGGAGAGGTGTGGGTGGAGGGGCACCGGGGAATCTCCCGGTAGCGGGGGTGCAGTGGTTCCCGCACTGCCGCCCCGTCGATCCCCTCCGCGGCGGCGGGATGGAGCAGGCCGCGATCCGGCCCCGGATCTCTCCCGGATGCAAGGGGGACCGGCGGGAGCACGGTGCGCAGTGCGTGAGAGCGCGCGAAAGGCAGGAGGCATGAACGGGTGAGAGTCGAGCTTCCGGGAGGGGGGGCGTGCGAGGTGCCGATTCGGGAATCGAAGATCGCGGACGTCCTCCGCGAGCTCCGCATCAATCCCCTCGATGTCATCGTCGTCAAGAACGGGCGGATCGTGCCGGAGGACGACGATGTCCGCGATGGCGATTGCATCCGCCTCATCGACGTGAAGTCGGGCGGCTGATCGCTGCATGCCGATCGGACCGTGCGCGATCGCCGCGGGGCGGGCGGACGTTCCCGCCGCATGCTGAACGCAGGGCAGAGCGCTCCGCGCACCGGCGATGACCCGGCATGGGGGGTTCTGAAGGCATCCGAACCCTCCCCGCCCGCGCCGCATCCCAACCTGGCCTGAGGCCTGCTGGATCCATGGCGGCAGCGAAGAGGACGGATCGGGATCTCCGCCGATTCGCGGACCGGGTTATCCCGCGCGGCGGAGGTGAGGGGCCTCTCGGGAGAACGCCGCAATCTCTCCGGCATTTGGTGCCCGTTGCCGGTCCAGCGCGGGAGCGGCAGGTTCTCGCGCCGCAGCGCCTTCATGCGATCGGGAACCGAAGCAGGGCGGCGATCCCCCCGAGCGCCGTCAATCGACGCCCCGGATCGAAGGCAGAAGAGAGGATCACCACCCGGGCGCCCGTCCGTTCGCTCTCCTCGATCAGTGTCCGGATGCCGGGGTCCCGCAGGAGGTCGTCCACGACCAGGATCTGCTGGACGGCGCCATAGGAGGTGGCTTCTCGCACCTCCGCCCGCCCGTAGGCAGCGGGCCTCCCGCAGCTGATCCGCATCAGCAGCTCCTCCATCGCCTGCACCTCCCGCTGGAGCTGGAGGTCGCCCGAGAGGCGCTCGAGGGCCCCCTGGCCGATCACGTCCTGCACCCCTCCCCGCCCGGTGCGCCGCGTGTCCACGACGCGGATGCGGTCCACGACGGGATCGCCGGCGTCCCGGAGGTATTTCAAGAAATCCTCTTTGACAAAACCGGGCCCGGCCAGGACGATCGGCCCGGTGACCTCGGCAAGCCAGCGGCGGATCGTATCGAAGAACTCCTGCCTCTGGTAGGCGCCGCCTCCTTTCCCGCTCCCCATGGTCACCTCCGCCACCTCCTCGGGCCCGTACTGGCGGATGCGGTAGAGCTCCGCAGCACCCTCTTCGAGGGTGAGGATGTGCACCACTCCGAAGACGGATGCCTTCACCGCCCGCTCGATACGCTCCCGATCCTGCCGTGTCCAGGTCTTGATCACCGAGATCTCCTGGCCGGCCTCCAGGTTCACCGTATGATAGGAACCGACGTCCACCCCGAACTGGATGACCCCCCCGATCCGCAGCCTTGCGGCGTAGCTCTGGAAGTCGACCTTCTCCGCCCGGATGCCCAGGCGGACGGGGCGCTTCTCCGCCTTCTCCGGCCGCACCCTGTCTGTCACCGCCTCCATGCTGCGGAGCGTCGTGGCAAACACCAGATCCCCGGGGCGGATCAGGTGCCCGAGGTGCCAGAGGTCGTCCAGCGTCTCGGGCACCAGACGTATCTCCCCGTGATCGCCACGGAAGTCCAGGAACTCACTCTTCATGATCCCCCGCGATCTCCGATCCGCCGGGCGGCACGAATGCCATCACACGTTCGGTGGAGAGGATGCCGCGCATCGCCCGCTCGTACTCCGGGGGGATCTTCTGGCGGAGGAGCCGCACCACCTTCTTCGCCGTGTCATTCTCCCCGAACGGGCCGGGTGCCAGCTGCACCCGGATGTCCGCGTGTGCGGAGACGGCGCTTGGAGGCCCGCCAATCACGGCCGCCTCCGGGGTGAGCTGAACTCCGATCGAGACTGCCAGGGGCACATCGCGGTAGTAGGTGCGCTCCCCCCGCACGATGAACGAACCCCGGGTGACATACTCTCCCGACGGGGGGGTCTTGCTGATCTGGTCCGGGCGGGCGCTGTAGACGTCCGCTACGAAGTGGCCGGCCTTCCACGCCCCCGAGAAGGAGGCGGCGAACTGGGCCGCCTCGTCCATCCTCTCCGTCCGACCCTTCACGATAACGACGCTGGCTCCATGAACGTCGGCGTGGACGAAGATATCGCCCCCTTCCATGTACTTCTTCACCAGTTCTTCGTTCTGCTCGGCATTCTTCCCGCCGAGCACGAGTACGCCGTCGCTCGTGTAGAACCAGCGGAAACGGTGGAACCAGCGGGGTTTTGCCGGTGTCAGCGCGCCCCTCCTCTCCAGCTTCTGCCTCTCGGGCAGGGCCCGGTCCATGGCGGCCAGGGCGCCCTCCCGTTTCCTTCGCAGTCTCTTGATCTGGTCGTAGTAGCTGCCGACCGTCTCCTCGATGCTCTGGTGCAGCGGCAGCTTCACGGATACCCCGATGTCCACCTCCACCGCATTCTCGGCCGGATGCACCGCCACCACCCTGCGGGCGAGAGGCGTGTCGCTTTTTTTCAGGAGACTCTCGATCTCCTGCCAGGATCGCGTCTTCCGCGCGTCGGACAGGGCGGAGAGCACCTCCTGGATCCGGGGGTAGTTCTCGTAGATCAGCTCCGTCACCCTCTCCAGACGCCGGATGCGCTGCTCGAACCGGGCGACGGAGGCCTCCTGCTGCCGGCGGATCACCTCCTCGCGGGTGAGCCGTGGGGAGGCCTCGGGTTTCGCGGCGGGTGCGGCGGGGTAGTAGGCGGCGAGCGCCTGGTTGAACGTATCGAAGGTCTGGAGGACCGCACCGCGTCCCAGGGGGATGGGCCAGCAGCCGCTCTCCATGATGACGGGCCTCCTGTCCTGCTTCACGTCCCGCACCAGAGAGGTGAGAGCGCTGAAGACCGCTCCGGCATCCGCTTCAGCGGCCGGAGCGGTCTTCTCCGCTCCCGCACGGCGGCAGACCTCTTCGGCGTACGGGCCGCCCAGCATGCAATCCACGGCGAGGGTGCGGACCAGGTCGCGCCCGGACTGCCGGAGCAGCCCCTCGAATTCGGTCGGAGACCGCTGCGTGCAGTCTATCCCCTCGAGCGCGTAGGTCGATCCCGGGACCACATCCCGCTCCCGGAAGCGGTGGTGCCAGAGGGGTTTGATGATGGTGTCATCCTCCGTGCAGAGGATCGCGTTCCCCTCGTCGAAGAGCTCGAGGTAGAGGCGGTAGCAGGCATCCCTCTTCTGGACTGCGATGTAGAAGACCCTCTCCATGCCGACCTGCCCGATCTCCGGGATCCGCCCGCCGTAGAGGTGCTTCCGCAGGAGCATCGCGAATCCGGGGGGGATCTTCGGAGGCGC from Methanomicrobiales archaeon encodes the following:
- a CDS encoding acetyl-coenzyme A synthetase N-terminal domain-containing protein, which encodes MADEFEVKLVEQETVIVPDRSYRENAWVKNYEETYQKFIQDPEGFWDDIAQELDWFAPYERVKDWQYPHARWFVNGKLNITHNCLDRHALNSRRNRVALIWRGENGEERIFTYR
- a CDS encoding ferredoxin, with protein sequence MVAVEIDRPGCISCAACWTTCPGVFEENPQDTFSQIREEYRTGSDISRGDVPKDQEDCVREAADLCPTQVIRVE
- a CDS encoding YcaO-related McrA-glycine thioamidation protein — translated: MHLRPCKKGYREDTHRAYPPEETLRRIEGKMASAGITRVADITSLDRIGIPVFSSIRPSAEEGAVSVYNGKGATPIEARISAMMEGIERFSAEADGRFLECSAYSAVARTENALDPSALILPPRTDPDLAVPWVKGYDILQDEEILVPAHAVFHPLAARYNRLFRTNTNGLASGNTLEEAVFHGLAEVIERDAWSLVEVSRNTGPVVRNVTDPLIAEFLQKFEKAGVSVVLRDISSDIGIPTFAAVSDDILLKDPALLTIGMGTHTNARVAMLRALTEVAQSRLTQIHGAREDTDLADIRKKIGYERTKRMNRHWFEIRTEKDCSEIPSFDSDDFLTDIRLLLRHLQERGVERVIVADLTREEIGVPVVRVIVPGLEVYAMDGERLGERCRSAAKNRRLSRPESGS
- a CDS encoding TfuA-related McrA-glycine thioamidation protein, with the translated sequence MQPRIVVFLGPSLDPEEARRILPAAEYRPPAKRGDILRAAGDGAGILGLIDGVFFQDCSVAHREILSVLRRGVRVIGASSMGALRAAELDGFGMEGVGEIYALYRSAAVESDDEVALSFDPLSFRPLSEPLINIRHNLRRAVEQGVLDPGEAETLLSAARDLYFPRRTWAAVLRAAEDRIDSGSLERFRHFLETDYRDLKREDAIAALQRIAEIVEGG
- a CDS encoding MoaD family protein, translated to MMVRVRAFARFAEIIGRDQEIEIAEGWTVGVLLNRLAALHPGLEEELYDEQGALRDHVIVMRNRRHIDTCGGLQTALCEGDEIAIFPPVAGG
- a CDS encoding molybdenum cofactor biosynthesis protein MoaE; translated protein: MPSGTIEIREEDFSVDAVLSELRDERAGAVVSFIGTVRGDRIEKMVLEAYPEVAVQELEKIREEAMDRFRILSLSVIHRIGTLSVGEKIVLIAAAAPHRHEAFLACEYAIDELKKRVPIWKKEIGPSGEVWVEGHRGISR
- a CDS encoding MoaD/ThiS family protein gives rise to the protein MRVELPGGGACEVPIRESKIADVLRELRINPLDVIVVKNGRIVPEDDDVRDGDCIRLIDVKSGG
- a CDS encoding mRNA surveillance protein pelota, with translation MKSEFLDFRGDHGEIRLVPETLDDLWHLGHLIRPGDLVFATTLRSMEAVTDRVRPEKAEKRPVRLGIRAEKVDFQSYAARLRIGGVIQFGVDVGSYHTVNLEAGQEISVIKTWTRQDRERIERAVKASVFGVVHILTLEEGAAELYRIRQYGPEEVAEVTMGSGKGGGAYQRQEFFDTIRRWLAEVTGPIVLAGPGFVKEDFLKYLRDAGDPVVDRIRVVDTRRTGRGGVQDVIGQGALERLSGDLQLQREVQAMEELLMRISCGRPAAYGRAEVREATSYGAVQQILVVDDLLRDPGIRTLIEESERTGARVVILSSAFDPGRRLTALGGIAALLRFPIA
- the rqcH gene encoding ribosome rescue protein RqcH — its product is MATLQGMSGMDLAAMVQELRALLPLWIGKIYQFDGKTLGIRLNGEGARHQLLVEAGRRAHLTPAFPAPPKIPPGFAMLLRKHLYGGRIPEIGQVGMERVFYIAVQKRDACYRLYLELFDEGNAILCTEDDTIIKPLWHHRFRERDVVPGSTYALEGIDCTQRSPTEFEGLLRQSGRDLVRTLAVDCMLGGPYAEEVCRRAGAEKTAPAAEADAGAVFSALTSLVRDVKQDRRPVIMESGCWPIPLGRGAVLQTFDTFNQALAAYYPAAPAAKPEASPRLTREEVIRRQQEASVARFEQRIRRLERVTELIYENYPRIQEVLSALSDARKTRSWQEIESLLKKSDTPLARRVVAVHPAENAVEVDIGVSVKLPLHQSIEETVGSYYDQIKRLRRKREGALAAMDRALPERQKLERRGALTPAKPRWFHRFRWFYTSDGVLVLGGKNAEQNEELVKKYMEGGDIFVHADVHGASVVIVKGRTERMDEAAQFAASFSGAWKAGHFVADVYSARPDQISKTPPSGEYVTRGSFIVRGERTYYRDVPLAVSIGVQLTPEAAVIGGPPSAVSAHADIRVQLAPGPFGENDTAKKVVRLLRQKIPPEYERAMRGILSTERVMAFVPPGGSEIAGDHEE